A region of Drosophila suzukii chromosome 2L, CBGP_Dsuzu_IsoJpt1.0, whole genome shotgun sequence DNA encodes the following proteins:
- the LOC108005056 gene encoding uncharacterized protein: MQSHKDIARASSRANRLETSLAWAGLSQALNAVGPPCKSDEDWRRVWKDWKCTIKKKTVDRGWPHKHEPMSSTEEALASILQFDKFAEDESQNNSFGPALKEGSSSQFDLREMWEEDPDDLYISARHRKKIKMESRCSSSSGEATGYRELSYRASGSTKKVKVKKDELQEGEHANDPLLERPPRKSKIVPKISQRPTKEETSSDSFENSATLKEIAGELRALNETTKAATKSIMSIAAKMCELMERGLEERQQHNALLKKLLNNRK; this comes from the exons ATGCAAAGTCACAAGGATATCGCAAGGGCATCCTCTCGTGCCAACAGACTGGAGACTAGTTTGGCCTGGGCAGGTCTTTCTCAGGCTCTCAATGCAGTTGGCCCGCCATGTAAATCTGACGAGGACTGGCGCCGG GTCTGGAAGGACTGGAAGTGCACAATCAAGAAGAAGACGGTCGATAGGGGCTGGCCACACAAACATGAACCAATGTCTTCTACGGAAGAAGCCCTCGCCTCTATCCTCCAGTTTGATAAGTTCGCAGAGGATGAGTCACAAAACAATTCATTTGGTCCAGCCTTGAAAGAGGGCTCTAGCTCACAGTTCGACTTGCGGGAAATGTGGGAGGAAGATCCCGACGATCTCTACATCTCAGCAAGACACAGGAAGAAGATTAAAATGGAGTCCAGATGTAGTTCTAGCTCCGGTGAGGCTACGGGCTACAGGGAGCTAAGCTATAGGGCTTCAGGGAGCACCAAGAAGGTTAAGGTCAAAAAGGATGAATTGCAAGAAGGGGAACATGCCAACGACCCTTTATTAGAAAGACCACCAAGGAAGAGTAAAATCGTTCCAAAAATCAGTCAAAGACCCACCAAAGAAGAGACCTCGTCTGACAGTTTTGAGAATAGTGCAACCCTTAAGGAAATTGCCGGGGAGCTACGTGCACTCAATGAAACTACAAAGGCTGCAACAAAATCAATTATGTCTATAGCAGCTAAAATGTGCGAGTTGATGGAAAGAGGACTGGAGGAGCGACAACAGCACAATGCGTTGCTTAAGAAATTGTTGAATAacagaaaatga